One genomic segment of Proteiniborus ethanoligenes includes these proteins:
- the istB gene encoding IS21-like element helper ATPase IstB, producing MTSYTKLLNNLETLKLEKFRSYLPNYIEEITKNQIPFTDALLHLTEKELDFRNDRASKIQIAVSAFPFEKTLEDFDFDFQPSINKAQLLDLESLRFLENKENILFYGSSGVGKSHLAVALGIAAAKKRYITYFISCHDLIMQLNKAHAENRLEAKLKHFSKYKLLIIDEIGYLPIDKQGANLLFQLINKRYEKNSTIITTNQPFSKWGEVFSDITLANAILDRLIHHSTIIKITGPSYRLKDKMDQLESKKSSNN from the coding sequence ATGACAAGCTATACAAAACTACTTAATAATCTAGAGACTTTAAAGTTAGAGAAATTTAGAAGTTACTTACCTAACTATATAGAGGAAATAACTAAAAATCAAATTCCATTTACGGATGCATTATTACACTTGACAGAAAAGGAATTAGATTTTAGAAATGATAGAGCTTCAAAGATTCAAATAGCAGTATCTGCTTTTCCTTTTGAAAAGACACTAGAAGATTTTGATTTTGATTTCCAACCATCAATAAATAAAGCTCAATTGTTAGATTTGGAGAGTTTAAGATTTCTAGAGAATAAAGAAAATATACTTTTTTATGGATCTTCGGGGGTAGGAAAGAGCCATTTAGCTGTTGCACTAGGAATTGCAGCAGCTAAAAAAAGATATATAACATATTTCATATCCTGCCATGATCTAATTATGCAACTAAACAAGGCTCATGCAGAGAATAGATTAGAAGCCAAGTTAAAGCACTTTTCCAAGTATAAGCTGCTAATTATAGATGAAATAGGATATTTACCTATAGATAAACAAGGTGCAAATCTGTTATTTCAGCTAATAAATAAGAGATATGAAAAGAATTCTACAATAATAACGACTAATCAACCATTTAGCAAGTGGGGAGAAGTATTTTCAGATATAACCCTTGCTAATGCAATTCTAGATAGGTTAATACACCATTCAACAATAATAAAAATAACTGGTCCTTCTTATCGTTTAAAGGATAAGATGGATCAGCTTGAATCAAAGAAAAGTAGTAACAATTAA